TTCATCTTAAATGTGGGTTATAAGACTCGTTTTAAGATGTTTATAGCGTTGATAACCACCGTAAATCAGTGTCGATTATTTGTTGTGGATGTTACGAGTTGAACCTAAAAGCGATTCGATTACATATCAAGTTGACAGTACCAAAAGACGGACTTTCCTCACCAGAGATAATGCCGGCCAGCTAGCGAAATTAAGCAAGATTGCACCTCCTCGGCCCTCACAAAAAAGCACCTCCGTGGTAACGACATTCAGACAAGCTAAATAACCACAGCGGTAAATGTCATGGCCTCAAAGATACAAACTTGCTCAATTTAGCTGGCCACTTAAAAGCGATCTGCCAACCCCTAACCCCACGCGTGGGGAAGTTTACGCAAGCGAAAACAAGAGCCCGACGCACAGCAATGGCTCACGTTTTTTATTTAAAGGAATAGTGTTGCGGTTCGCCATTGCAGTGCGCTTGAGTATCGTGGGTGTGGCCGCGGTAGAATTACGCCAGTTTTGTGCCTTTTTCGGGCACAAAACTGTCTTAACATAATGTTTTTTATGCGAAATTGCACGAGCCTAGCCCCAGCAAGCTGGCGGGCACTGAGCAACTTCAAGCATAAAAGTAAATTATGTTAAATTTACCGCGTCCACGTTGGCCATTGTGGTTGCTGTGGCCACAAGCAAAATCAAAAGCCTAGCAGATGCAGCAAGCTGCCTTTATTTATCGCTTAATGGGCAAGCCATAAAGCGGGCAAGGTGTCGCACCGCCATTAAAAAGCGCAATGGCCGTGCGGTTAAGTTTTGTGGTCTATTTGCTGTTTGGTTGGTGTTGTTAGTCTTGCCCCTTGGCCGTTCCGTCCAATCCACCTGGCGCAAGCGCCTCGGTGCCCCCACATCCCCCGCCCACCCGAAAGAGCTCCCCGCGATAAATGGCTGCTGTTAGTTATGTAACTGTCTTTAGGGTGTTAATTGCGGTTGTTGTGTCACAGGCAAAGTTAAGGCGCGGGGCGGGTGTGCTGGCCGTGGGGGTGATCGCTTAACCTATTGTGATTAGTTTCTCATTGTTGTGATTTTTAAATAATAAAGCATAAAACCGCATTGCCAATGGTCGCATTTACGACCATAATTATATTATGGTTCGGCAATAAGGCCGAATCACCTCTACGAGAGAAATTTTAATTATGATTAGAGTAATTGAATTTGATAACAATAACTTACAAGATGTTGCGGTTAATGTGACTGAGTTATGTGATGCGATTTGTGAAGCTGATTTAGGGATCGTTACAGCGACAGGTAGCGATTTCCATGTTTGTGAACTTAGAGGAGTTAAATTTCAGTCTTATCATGATCTTGCTGCACATTGTGGACTGAATATTATGGATTTTGCTTCAATTGTATAAATCTAATGGCGGTTTGCACCGCCTTATTCTCTAAGTGATGGAATAAATAATGACGAATTATGAGTTACAAGCATTAAGAAAATTGCTCTTTTTAGATGTAGCAGAGGCTGCGAAAGAAGTTGGCGAAGTCACAACAAGAACATGGCAGCGTTGGGAAGATGGTTCTCGAAAAGTACCACAAGATATAGCAAATCAAATGAATGATTGGTGCCAATTATATTCAGATATGCTTGATGATAAGCGAATGAATAATAAAGATATTACTTATTATAAAGCACTTGATGATTATGAAAATGCAACGGGGAAACGTAATGTTG
This region of Photobacterium toruni genomic DNA includes:
- a CDS encoding Aca2/YdiL-like domain-containing protein, yielding MTNYELQALRKLLFLDVAEAAKEVGEVTTRTWQRWEDGSRKVPQDIANQMNDWCQLYSDMLDDKRMNNKDITYYKALDDYENATGKRNVVVWRLTQAIYSILLLERLRTNGLD